One Acutalibacter muris DNA window includes the following coding sequences:
- a CDS encoding ComEC/Rec2 family competence protein: MSKSTASGRKTSFVRRFRIMRVFMVLSALIISITPAGRRIFSQACYEFGFNDRRDETGLLEIHILDVGKADAILIRSQDHAALIDAGKFDAADTVADYLLRHKVTALDYLIMSHPDSDHIGGMPGVLGEISVGAFVQADTGYFSEEGSGLSALLSMLEQNGTDTMSMEPGDSFTMGQAVFTAIGPMGSFEDPNNSSLVLRMDCRDFSALFCGDMEYDAEQALILSGQDIDIDLLKVGHHGSSTSSSLRFLWETSPKYAAISTALDRNLLPRDEVLERLEDVGAEIYRTDTDGNIVFIYDGGRVRVRLDKEERTDYETVEHRPF, from the coding sequence ATGTCAAAAAGCACAGCCTCCGGCAGGAAAACAAGTTTTGTGCGGCGGTTTAGGATTATGAGGGTGTTTATGGTCTTGTCTGCGCTGATAATCTCCATTACCCCGGCGGGGCGACGGATATTTTCGCAGGCGTGCTATGAGTTTGGATTCAACGACCGGCGGGACGAGACAGGGCTGCTGGAGATACACATACTTGATGTGGGAAAAGCAGACGCTATCCTTATACGCAGCCAAGACCATGCGGCGCTGATAGACGCCGGAAAGTTTGACGCCGCAGACACGGTTGCGGACTATCTGCTGAGACACAAGGTGACGGCCCTCGATTACCTGATAATGTCACACCCTGACAGCGACCATATTGGCGGTATGCCGGGCGTGCTGGGTGAAATCAGCGTAGGCGCTTTCGTACAAGCTGATACCGGCTACTTTTCAGAAGAGGGCTCGGGCCTTTCGGCACTGCTGAGTATGCTTGAACAGAACGGTACAGATACTATGTCCATGGAACCAGGCGACAGCTTTACAATGGGGCAGGCCGTTTTTACAGCCATAGGACCGATGGGCAGCTTTGAAGATCCGAATAACTCATCGCTGGTGCTGCGTATGGACTGCCGTGATTTTTCTGCCCTGTTCTGCGGAGATATGGAGTATGACGCTGAGCAGGCGTTGATACTAAGCGGGCAGGATATTGATATCGATCTGTTAAAGGTCGGTCATCACGGCAGCAGCACCTCAAGCAGTCTGCGGTTCTTATGGGAGACGTCGCCTAAATACGCGGCGATATCCACTGCTCTGGACAGGAACCTGCTGCCCAGGGACGAGGTTCTGGAACGTCTTGAGGATGTTGGCGCGGAGATATACCGCACGGATACGGACGGAAATATTGTGTTTATATACGATGGGGGCCGCGTGCGGGTCAGATTGGATAAGGAGGAGCGTACAGATTATGAAACAGTTGAGCATAGACCGTTTTGA
- a CDS encoding tyrosine-type recombinase/integrase: MAQKKLLTNGKAFKRTDDRWGGTVWYMDEKGERKRKSFSGTTKAEVTKKMTDYVAAFNDALQESDESHKTLRESMTHWLQVFKFPSVERTTYDRCECTVEHQIFPLLGEKVVGDITAADLKELLNHWMGEGYAYTTVKKVYIVLNEYFRYLTQQEILAKSPMNSVPMIKKSNFMAAQNKEDLPTQETVTIFTPEEIEKFKAEAFSTYANSKPKYQQPAAYILMLNTGLRTGELLGLLNSDIDLEHKYLEVRQGVKEVCKRDGVNFEPGREVKVGKTKTATSKRRVPLNQAAVQAVRELRQERDFGPTAPLVSDERGDYTRPVNFRKRYYRILKAAGIEQKGLHSLRHTFGSSLVNGIRQPDGTLMALSPRQVADLLGHSTSQITEMYYVKKDTTRLQGITDEFNF, from the coding sequence ATGGCTCAGAAGAAGTTGTTGACTAACGGAAAAGCCTTTAAGCGCACAGATGACCGCTGGGGCGGGACAGTCTGGTACATGGATGAGAAAGGGGAGCGTAAGCGTAAAAGTTTTTCAGGCACTACCAAGGCAGAAGTCACAAAGAAGATGACTGACTACGTTGCGGCATTTAACGATGCCTTGCAGGAGTCAGACGAATCCCATAAGACTCTCCGCGAGAGCATGACCCACTGGCTCCAGGTTTTCAAGTTCCCCTCGGTGGAACGCACCACCTACGACCGCTGTGAATGTACGGTGGAGCATCAAATTTTTCCTTTGCTCGGAGAGAAAGTTGTAGGCGATATCACTGCGGCAGACCTCAAGGAACTGCTGAACCACTGGATGGGAGAGGGCTACGCCTACACCACAGTCAAGAAGGTGTACATCGTCCTCAACGAGTATTTCCGCTACCTGACCCAGCAAGAAATTTTAGCAAAGAGCCCAATGAACAGCGTACCCATGATAAAAAAGTCAAACTTCATGGCGGCTCAAAACAAAGAAGATCTGCCTACGCAGGAAACTGTCACGATTTTCACGCCAGAAGAAATTGAGAAATTCAAGGCCGAGGCATTCAGCACTTACGCCAACAGCAAGCCGAAATACCAGCAGCCAGCGGCTTACATCCTCATGCTGAACACCGGCCTGCGCACCGGGGAACTGCTGGGCTTGCTTAACAGCGATATCGACCTAGAGCATAAATATCTTGAGGTGCGCCAAGGGGTAAAGGAAGTCTGCAAGCGAGATGGCGTGAATTTTGAGCCAGGCAGGGAGGTCAAAGTTGGCAAAACGAAAACAGCCACCAGTAAGCGCCGTGTGCCGCTGAATCAGGCCGCAGTACAGGCAGTAAGGGAGTTACGCCAGGAGCGCGATTTCGGCCCCACAGCGCCCCTCGTGAGCGACGAGAGGGGCGACTACACCCGCCCAGTGAACTTCCGCAAGAGGTACTACAGAATTTTGAAAGCTGCCGGGATAGAACAGAAAGGGCTACATTCTCTCCGACACACATTCGGCAGCTCACTGGTCAACGGCATCCGCCAGCCGGACGGAACCCTCATGGCACTCTCGCCTAGGCAGGTAGCCGACCTCCTGGGACACAGTACCTCGCAAATCACGGAAATGTACTATGTCAAGAAAGACACGACTCGCCTACAAGGGATAACAGACGAGTTCAATTTTTAG
- a CDS encoding prolyl oligopeptidase family serine peptidase — MYPYKTFTIVTDNGPYITKLILKAPKSVRAECIDKDTFSVYVERIDPKTGKGFLENHTWPGPKIFPSQGYRPVSAAYPCDENGGKVYQSGHIALEMPYQMGAPIGYSMAASLREGGYNALVECRYRVTQVKDIPGEVPINGWIFDESQGDICPQLRGWQNGCSHYEPLPLNYGYFTPDLDHARQSFTALDSNYGDEWEHTFPEKLPLVIWLHGHGEGGDDPALAYTGNKVVAISSDDIQRKLGGAAYVLVPQCPTFWMNSGAVNHQDPQELTSSKSMYTEAVKAAIDEFIELHPDIDRDRVYIGGCSNGGFMTMRMLLSYPGFFAAAYPVCEALRPSDFSEQDIENLKHLPMWFTQAENDPIVPPDGLVLPLVRRLKAAGAENVHVSLFERIVDKSGLYKDGQGRPLEYMGHFSWIHTFNDDCVYDLDGTRVMHEGRPVTLWRWMGRQCRK; from the coding sequence ATGTACCCATACAAAACCTTCACCATTGTCACCGACAACGGCCCCTACATCACCAAGCTCATTTTGAAAGCCCCCAAGTCCGTCCGCGCCGAGTGCATTGACAAAGACACCTTCTCCGTCTACGTGGAGCGCATCGACCCCAAGACCGGCAAGGGCTTCCTTGAGAACCACACCTGGCCCGGTCCGAAGATTTTCCCTTCCCAGGGCTACCGCCCGGTGTCGGCGGCGTACCCCTGCGACGAGAACGGCGGTAAGGTCTACCAGTCGGGGCACATCGCTCTGGAGATGCCCTACCAGATGGGCGCTCCCATCGGCTACTCTATGGCGGCGAGCCTCCGGGAGGGCGGCTACAACGCCCTGGTGGAGTGCCGCTACCGGGTCACCCAGGTGAAGGATATCCCCGGCGAAGTGCCCATAAACGGCTGGATATTCGACGAGTCCCAGGGGGATATCTGCCCACAGCTGAGGGGATGGCAGAATGGGTGCTCCCACTATGAGCCGCTCCCTCTGAACTACGGCTATTTCACCCCGGACTTGGACCATGCCAGGCAAAGCTTCACCGCCCTGGACAGCAACTACGGCGACGAGTGGGAGCATACCTTCCCGGAGAAGCTGCCCCTGGTGATTTGGCTCCACGGCCACGGCGAGGGCGGCGATGACCCGGCTTTGGCCTACACCGGCAACAAGGTGGTGGCCATCTCCTCCGACGATATTCAGCGCAAGCTGGGAGGTGCGGCCTATGTGCTGGTCCCCCAGTGCCCCACCTTCTGGATGAATTCCGGCGCGGTGAACCATCAGGATCCCCAGGAGCTTACCAGCAGCAAAAGCATGTACACCGAGGCGGTGAAGGCCGCGATTGACGAGTTTATTGAGCTGCACCCGGACATCGACCGGGACCGGGTGTACATCGGCGGATGCTCCAACGGCGGATTTATGACCATGCGGATGCTTCTGAGCTACCCGGGCTTCTTCGCGGCGGCATACCCGGTGTGCGAGGCCCTGCGGCCCAGCGACTTCTCAGAGCAGGATATTGAGAACCTCAAACACCTGCCTATGTGGTTCACCCAGGCCGAGAACGACCCCATCGTGCCCCCGGACGGTCTTGTATTGCCCCTGGTACGGCGGCTGAAGGCGGCGGGTGCGGAGAATGTCCATGTTTCCCTGTTCGAGCGGATCGTGGACAAGTCCGGGCTGTATAAGGACGGCCAGGGGAGGCCGCTGGAGTATATGGGGCACTTCTCCTGGATACACACCTTTAACGATGACTGTGTGTATGACCTGGACGGGACGAGGGTCATGCACGAGGGACGGCCTGTGACCCTCTGGCGCTGGATGGGGCGGCAGTGCAGAAAATAG
- a CDS encoding EFR1 family ferrodoxin (N-terminal region resembles flavodoxins. C-terminal ferrodoxin region binds two 4Fe-4S clusters.), with protein sequence MVLYFTATGNSLYAAKQFDTELVSIPQELKKTDRRYKADSIGIVCPLYELDMPDVIKEFIKNSEFETDYFYIVITYGCHHGGVAERVQEYLTSVGKKADYINTVIMLDNALPVFDMEEQKKLEPEKNVDEHLAAIRADIDGKKREIQFASQEEKDFYQGFVNMIKENGPMLVKPYYRVTEDCIGCGICSRVCPMGCISVKEGRAEHDYTDCVSCMACIHACPQKSIQFATFKEVNPEHRYRNPNIPLKEIIAGNCQK encoded by the coding sequence ATGGTATTATACTTCACTGCTACCGGAAACAGCCTCTATGCCGCCAAGCAGTTTGACACGGAGCTGGTCAGCATCCCTCAGGAGCTGAAAAAGACGGACAGGCGCTATAAGGCTGATTCCATCGGCATCGTCTGCCCGCTCTACGAGCTGGATATGCCTGATGTAATCAAGGAGTTTATCAAAAACTCAGAGTTTGAGACAGACTACTTTTACATCGTCATCACCTACGGTTGCCACCACGGCGGCGTGGCTGAGCGGGTACAGGAGTACCTTACAAGTGTCGGCAAAAAGGCCGACTACATCAACACCGTCATTATGCTGGACAACGCCCTGCCGGTGTTCGACATGGAGGAACAGAAAAAGCTGGAGCCAGAGAAAAATGTTGACGAGCATTTAGCTGCCATCAGGGCCGACATCGACGGCAAAAAGCGGGAGATTCAGTTTGCCAGCCAGGAGGAGAAAGACTTCTACCAGGGGTTTGTCAACATGATAAAAGAGAACGGCCCCATGCTGGTAAAGCCTTACTACCGGGTGACGGAGGACTGCATCGGCTGTGGGATATGCTCACGGGTGTGCCCAATGGGGTGCATTAGCGTGAAAGAGGGCAGGGCCGAACACGACTATACCGACTGCGTAAGCTGTATGGCCTGCATCCACGCCTGCCCACAGAAGTCCATACAGTTCGCCACCTTCAAGGAAGTCAACCCTGAGCACCGCTACCGCAACCCCAACATCCCGCTCAAGGAAATTATTGCGGGGAATTGCCAAAAGTAA
- a CDS encoding carboxymuconolactone decarboxylase family protein, whose amino-acid sequence MDTKKIFPSLSETDPEFARIFTSFAFGEVLDTTEPMDEPTRYLAILATLLGCQGLDAFRLMLPLALDGGVTPIEVKETVYQAAAYLGLGRMLPFLSAVNEELSRRGIALPLEPQGTVQPEQRREAGNQIQVEAFGEGLRNSWEQGPREKRHINSWLASNCFGDYYTRTGLSLPQREMITFCFLAAQGGCEPQLTAHARANMTVGNDRLFLIQVVSQCLPYIGYPRSLNALNCIENASK is encoded by the coding sequence ATGGACACTAAGAAGATATTTCCGAGTCTTAGCGAGACCGACCCGGAGTTCGCTCGAATTTTTACAAGCTTCGCCTTCGGCGAGGTGCTGGACACCACGGAGCCTATGGACGAGCCCACACGCTATCTGGCGATCTTAGCCACCCTGCTGGGCTGTCAGGGGCTGGACGCCTTCCGGCTCATGCTGCCCCTGGCCCTGGACGGCGGGGTAACTCCCATAGAGGTGAAGGAAACTGTGTACCAGGCCGCCGCCTATCTGGGGCTGGGCCGTATGCTGCCCTTTCTGAGTGCGGTCAACGAGGAACTGAGCCGCCGGGGCATCGCCCTGCCGCTGGAGCCCCAGGGCACTGTCCAGCCCGAGCAACGCCGGGAGGCTGGTAATCAGATACAGGTGGAGGCTTTCGGAGAAGGCCTGAGAAATAGCTGGGAGCAGGGGCCAAGGGAGAAGCGGCACATCAACAGCTGGCTTGCCAGCAACTGTTTTGGGGATTACTACACCCGCACGGGCCTGAGTCTGCCCCAGCGGGAGATGATAACCTTCTGTTTCCTGGCGGCACAGGGCGGGTGCGAGCCCCAGCTTACCGCTCATGCCCGGGCCAACATGACCGTGGGCAATGACCGGCTTTTCCTGATCCAGGTGGTCAGCCAGTGCCTGCCCTATATCGGCTACCCAAGGAGCCTGAACGCTTTGAACTGCATTGAAAACGCTTCAAAATAA
- a CDS encoding cupin domain-containing protein, producing MSGTLFPKGGPNPAGAYFTGQSYLSALSEAGVQIFNVTFEPGCRNFWHIHHAKSGGGQILLCTQGRGWYQEWGQEPRELHPGDVVNIPSEVKHWHGAAKDSEFVHVAVEVPGEDYSTQWCEPVSDEEYSKLP from the coding sequence ATGAGCGGCACACTGTTCCCCAAAGGCGGGCCGAACCCCGCCGGAGCCTATTTCACCGGGCAGTCCTATCTGTCTGCCTTGAGCGAGGCGGGCGTGCAGATCTTCAATGTCACCTTCGAGCCGGGATGCCGGAACTTCTGGCACATCCACCACGCCAAATCCGGCGGCGGGCAGATCTTGCTCTGTACCCAAGGCCGGGGCTGGTATCAGGAGTGGGGCCAGGAGCCCCGGGAGCTCCATCCCGGGGACGTAGTAAACATTCCATCAGAGGTCAAGCACTGGCACGGCGCGGCAAAAGACAGCGAATTTGTCCATGTGGCGGTCGAGGTGCCCGGGGAGGACTACTCCACCCAGTGGTGCGAGCCGGTCAGCGACGAGGAATACAGCAAACTGCCCTGA
- a CDS encoding iron-containing alcohol dehydrogenase, whose product MKNFFYHAPVKVLFGEGGVERHLGMELRAYGKTVMLAYGGGSVKRSGLYDQLTGILEQAGKTVVDFGGITSNPTYDMVVKGAETVKNQNVDFILAVGGGSVMDCVKVISAAAKAPGDYWKLIFEDHYYPMSGTPWGAVVTLSGTGSEMNGLGGISNKALNTKATMPGTPAGFAICDPTYLLTVPQKQLASGIFDNLSHCMETYFGPGECVSDAMNEAVMHDIIENARAWRRDPKNIEILGNLMWDSSLPQTFLFNCGKEGGFQCHPIEAQLCAYTGGNHGMALAVIHPSYYRHIVKDMPEKFARFGQRVFDLDPAGKTTQELADEAVEAVAAFVKELGLDSSFTELGLKVDEDILRKVSENCGVNPSMPRVLPREEIFQMLMEVM is encoded by the coding sequence ATGAAAAACTTTTTCTATCACGCACCGGTAAAGGTACTGTTCGGCGAGGGCGGCGTAGAGCGGCATTTGGGTATGGAGCTGCGGGCTTACGGCAAGACTGTCATGCTGGCTTACGGCGGCGGGTCCGTGAAGCGCAGCGGGCTCTACGACCAGCTCACCGGTATTTTGGAGCAGGCAGGCAAGACTGTCGTTGACTTCGGCGGCATCACCTCCAACCCCACTTATGACATGGTGGTAAAGGGTGCCGAGACCGTCAAAAACCAGAACGTTGACTTCATCCTGGCCGTAGGCGGCGGCTCGGTGATGGACTGTGTGAAGGTCATTTCGGCGGCGGCGAAGGCCCCCGGCGACTACTGGAAGCTGATTTTCGAGGACCATTACTACCCCATGAGCGGCACACCCTGGGGCGCTGTCGTCACCCTCTCGGGCACCGGCTCGGAAATGAACGGGCTGGGCGGTATCAGCAATAAGGCGCTGAACACGAAAGCCACCATGCCGGGCACCCCCGCCGGCTTCGCTATCTGTGACCCCACCTATCTGCTGACAGTACCGCAAAAGCAGCTGGCCTCCGGCATTTTCGACAATCTCAGCCACTGCATGGAGACCTACTTCGGCCCCGGCGAGTGCGTGTCCGACGCCATGAACGAGGCCGTCATGCACGATATTATTGAGAATGCCCGGGCCTGGCGGAGGGACCCCAAGAATATCGAGATTCTCGGCAACCTCATGTGGGATTCCTCCCTGCCCCAGACGTTCCTCTTCAACTGCGGCAAGGAGGGCGGCTTCCAGTGCCACCCCATCGAGGCCCAGCTTTGCGCCTACACTGGCGGTAACCACGGCATGGCCCTTGCAGTCATACACCCCAGTTACTACCGGCACATTGTGAAGGATATGCCCGAAAAATTCGCCCGGTTTGGGCAGAGGGTGTTCGACTTAGACCCCGCCGGGAAGACCACTCAGGAGCTGGCGGACGAGGCCGTTGAGGCTGTGGCTGCGTTCGTGAAGGAGCTGGGGCTGGACAGCAGCTTTACGGAGCTGGGGTTGAAGGTGGACGAGGATATTTTGCGGAAGGTTTCTGAGAATTGCGGAGTGAACCCGAGTATGCCCCGGGTACTGCCCAGGGAGGAGATTTTCCAGATGTTGATGGAAGTCATGTAA
- a CDS encoding LysR family transcriptional regulator: MDLRVLEYFLMTAEEGSITHAAELLHVSQPTVSRQLMDLERELGKTLFIRTKKNVSLTKDGLLFRETAREILALYQKAVREDTGAAELSGELYLGMGETGSVRFLAEQIAAFQVLHPSVHFHLISENADRICEDIEKGLLDAGFVMRNVNPATFEILELGLTETWGVLVPESHPLAGEPEVSGRQLRQERLILPENTVFKQELLRWLGQGAEERVGATYNLIYNAFPLAQTAGALIVCLGTVGERQEGLIFLPFAKGKTASASLIWKKKPVQTPALEAFLEHVVHAISE, translated from the coding sequence GTGGATTTACGCGTTCTCGAATACTTCCTGATGACCGCCGAAGAAGGCAGCATCACCCACGCCGCCGAGCTCCTCCACGTCTCCCAGCCCACCGTTTCCCGGCAGCTGATGGACCTGGAGCGTGAGCTTGGCAAGACACTTTTTATCCGCACAAAAAAGAACGTCAGCCTCACAAAGGACGGCCTCCTCTTTCGTGAGACCGCCCGAGAAATTCTCGCCCTCTACCAGAAGGCCGTGCGAGAAGACACCGGCGCCGCGGAGCTCTCCGGCGAGCTGTACCTGGGCATGGGCGAGACCGGCTCGGTGCGATTTTTGGCAGAGCAGATCGCCGCCTTTCAAGTGCTGCACCCCAGCGTACACTTCCACCTGATATCCGAAAACGCCGACCGCATATGCGAGGATATCGAGAAGGGGCTGCTGGACGCGGGATTTGTCATGCGGAATGTGAATCCGGCCACCTTTGAGATACTTGAGCTGGGCCTGACAGAGACCTGGGGTGTGCTGGTGCCAGAGAGCCATCCATTGGCCGGGGAGCCGGAGGTATCGGGCAGGCAGCTCCGGCAGGAGCGGCTGATATTGCCGGAGAACACCGTATTCAAGCAGGAGCTTTTGCGCTGGCTGGGGCAAGGGGCTGAAGAACGGGTAGGGGCCACCTACAACCTCATCTACAATGCCTTTCCCCTGGCCCAAACCGCCGGCGCGCTGATCGTCTGCCTGGGTACGGTCGGGGAACGCCAGGAGGGCCTGATCTTCCTTCCATTCGCCAAGGGTAAGACCGCCTCGGCGTCTCTGATATGGAAGAAAAAGCCCGTGCAGACTCCGGCGCTGGAGGCGTTCCTTGAGCATGTGGTTCATGCAATTTCCGAATAA
- a CDS encoding tyrosine-type recombinase/integrase yields MAQKKLLTNGKAFKRTDDRWGGTVWYMDEKGERKRKSFSGTTKAEVTKKMTDYVAAFNDVLQESDESRKTLKESMTHWLQVFKFPSVERTTYDRCECTVEHQIFPLLGDKVVGDITATDLKGVLNHWMGEGYAYTTVKKVYIVLNEYFRYLTQQEILAKNPMNSVPMIKKSNFMAAQNKEDLPTQETVTVFTPEEIEKFKVEAFSKFSNGKPKYQQPAAYILMLNTGLRTGELLGLLNSDIDLEYKYLEVRQGVKEVCRREGTDYVPGREVKVGKTKTATSKRRVPLNQAAVQAVRELRQERNFGPTAPLVSDEKGGYTRPVNFRKRYYRILKAAGIDQKGLHSLRHHFATQLINGVKQPDGTIKALSPRQVADLLGHSTSQITEMYYVKKDTTRLQGITDGFNF; encoded by the coding sequence ATGGCTCAGAAGAAGTTGTTGACTAACGGAAAAGCCTTTAAGAGAACCGACGACCGCTGGGGCGGCACAGTCTGGTATATGGACGAAAAAGGAGAGCGTAAGCGTAAATCATTCTCAGGCACGACAAAGGCTGAAGTCACCAAGAAAATGACAGACTATGTTGCAGCTTTCAACGATGTCTTGCAGGAGTCCGATGAATCCCGCAAAACGCTCAAGGAGAGCATGACCCACTGGCTCCAAGTGTTCAAGTTTCCATCGGTGGAACGCACCACCTACGACCGTTGTGAATGTACGGTGGAGCATCAAATCTTTCCTCTCCTGGGTGACAAGGTGGTAGGTGATATAACCGCCACTGACCTCAAGGGAGTGCTCAACCATTGGATGGGGGAGGGTTACGCTTATACCACGGTGAAGAAAGTGTACATTGTCCTCAACGAGTATTTCCGCTACCTGACCCAGCAGGAAATCCTGGCAAAGAACCCCATGAATAGCGTACCCATGATAAAGAAGTCAAACTTTATGGCGGCTCAGAACAAGGAAGACCTGCCTACGCAGGAAACGGTTACCGTGTTTACGCCAGAGGAAATAGAAAAATTCAAAGTCGAGGCGTTCAGTAAATTCAGTAACGGTAAGCCCAAGTATCAGCAGCCAGCGGCATACATTCTCATGCTGAACACAGGTCTACGCACAGGGGAGCTGCTGGGCCTGCTCAATAGCGACATTGACCTGGAGTATAAATATCTTGAGGTGCGCCAGGGAGTAAAGGAAGTGTGCAGGCGAGAGGGGACAGACTACGTCCCCGGCAGAGAAGTCAAAGTCGGCAAGACCAAAACGGCCACCAGCAAGCGCCGTGTGCCGCTGAATCAGGCCGCAGTGCAGGCGGTAAGGGAGTTACGCCAGGAACGCAACTTCGGCCCCACAGCGCCCCTCGTGAGCGACGAGAAGGGCGGCTACACCAGGCCGGTGAACTTCCGCAAGAGGTACTACCGGATTTTGAAAGCAGCGGGCATAGATCAGAAAGGATTGCACAGTTTAAGACATCATTTTGCGACCCAACTGATAAACGGCGTGAAACAGCCCGACGGCACCATCAAAGCACTCTCGCCCCGGCAGGTAGCCGACCTTCTGGGCCACAGCACATCGCAAATCACCGAGATGTACTACGTCAAGAAAGATACGACCCGTCTGCAAGGGATAACAGACGGGTTCAATTTTTGA
- a CDS encoding relaxase/mobilization nuclease domain-containing protein encodes MATFIAIRNRKQTAGAMQGVLKYVAQDYKTKWGNLKFVTGHNCVPQCAFTEMMTTKKRFRKTDGRQFYHFVQSFPEEDDLTPQEVNAIGLEFAAREFPDFEVVVATHLDTGHLHNHLVVNSVNCVDGKKLHQNATDLQAHRNVNDEICLKHGLSVLEKAKRHEKKKRMKPGEYQAGLRGESWKLDLIHVINEALEYADDRESFIYNVEQEGYQVVWSDTRKHITFITPEGRRCRDSSLHDETFLKENLEMLFMFRQVFEFYPGSEEPEEGWLGEVAYNAVEFGRYLEQALDTPELPPIPTWSESKQRSREALKKLAHGQRFGGEDYDYDYSFSM; translated from the coding sequence ATGGCAACATTTATTGCGATTAGGAATAGGAAACAAACGGCTGGCGCGATGCAAGGTGTTCTGAAATATGTGGCGCAGGATTACAAAACCAAGTGGGGAAATTTGAAATTTGTGACAGGGCATAACTGCGTTCCACAGTGCGCTTTCACTGAGATGATGACCACGAAGAAACGATTTCGCAAGACTGACGGCAGACAGTTTTATCATTTCGTGCAGTCGTTCCCGGAGGAAGATGACCTCACTCCGCAGGAAGTGAACGCTATCGGTTTGGAATTTGCGGCGAGGGAGTTCCCGGATTTTGAAGTGGTGGTGGCAACGCATTTGGACACTGGTCACCTGCATAATCACCTTGTAGTCAACTCTGTAAACTGTGTAGATGGCAAGAAACTACATCAAAATGCTACTGACTTGCAGGCTCATCGTAATGTGAATGACGAGATTTGTTTGAAACATGGGCTTTCAGTTTTGGAAAAAGCAAAGCGGCACGAGAAGAAAAAGCGCATGAAGCCCGGCGAGTATCAGGCTGGCTTACGCGGAGAGAGTTGGAAATTGGATCTGATTCATGTGATCAATGAAGCGCTGGAGTACGCCGACGATCGGGAGTCTTTCATCTACAATGTGGAGCAAGAAGGGTATCAAGTGGTATGGTCAGACACCAGAAAGCACATCACTTTCATTACGCCAGAGGGTCGGCGGTGCCGTGACAGCAGTTTGCATGATGAAACGTTCCTCAAAGAGAACTTGGAGATGTTGTTCATGTTCCGGCAGGTGTTTGAGTTTTACCCCGGCAGCGAGGAACCAGAGGAAGGATGGCTTGGTGAAGTCGCGTACAATGCCGTGGAGTTTGGGCGGTACTTGGAACAGGCATTGGACACACCAGAGCTACCGCCCATTCCGACCTGGTCGGAGAGCAAACAGCGCAGCCGGGAGGCACTCAAGAAGTTAGCTCATGGTCAGCGCTTCGGTGGCGAGGACTATGATTACGATTATAGTTTTTCAATGTAG
- a CDS encoding plasmid mobilization protein codes for MRRTQEPGNPGSPPRPPKGGVLRARAITESRKESGFALKKKTTIITARLTPSEKAAIQKRARKAKMTMTDYIIQYALGKEIVQVDGLGEILSEIKAQGRNINQLATLANMGRLSVVQSEDLIVAYSKLCSQLEKIAGEVNS; via the coding sequence ATACGCCGGACGCAGGAGCCGGGAAATCCCGGCTCTCCCCCCCGGCCCCCTAAAGGGGGAGTTTTAAGGGCAAGGGCCATAACAGAGAGCAGAAAGGAGAGTGGATTTGCACTGAAAAAGAAGACAACTATCATTACCGCAAGGCTCACGCCGAGTGAAAAAGCCGCCATCCAAAAGCGGGCAAGGAAGGCCAAGATGACTATGACGGACTACATTATCCAGTATGCGCTGGGGAAAGAAATCGTCCAGGTGGATGGATTGGGTGAAATTCTTTCAGAAATAAAAGCCCAGGGACGCAATATAAATCAGCTTGCTACGCTGGCGAATATGGGGAGGCTCAGCGTGGTTCAAAGCGAGGATTTGATTGTTGCCTACAGTAAACTGTGTTCTCAACTGGAGAAAATTGCCGGGGAGGTGAATAGTTGA
- a CDS encoding helix-turn-helix domain-containing protein, whose translation MNNFLRAQCSGAKNFFPLPNAIFSLGLSTGELAVYAYLMYCEDRKSHQCWPSYKTIGRAVGMSRNTVQKYVRELEYKALIITEPTKYESDGRQVRNGNLVFTILPIQGAIEYHNECQLSG comes from the coding sequence ATGAATAATTTTCTGAGAGCACAATGCAGCGGAGCAAAGAATTTCTTTCCTCTGCCTAACGCTATCTTTAGTTTAGGGTTGTCTACGGGGGAACTGGCTGTCTATGCGTACCTCATGTACTGTGAGGATAGGAAGTCACATCAGTGCTGGCCCAGCTACAAAACGATAGGCCGGGCGGTGGGCATGAGCCGCAACACGGTGCAGAAGTATGTGCGGGAGCTTGAGTACAAGGCGCTGATTATTACGGAGCCTACAAAGTACGAATCTGATGGCAGGCAGGTTCGAAATGGTAATCTTGTTTTTACGATTCTGCCGATTCAAGGAGCAATTGAGTACCACAATGAGTGCCAGCTATCGGGGTAA